Proteins found in one Populus alba chromosome 14, ASM523922v2, whole genome shotgun sequence genomic segment:
- the LOC140954565 gene encoding uncharacterized protein, which translates to MENEERTQLDAQHQKELNSLKEDVARLTSLLEQTLRSKSGEGTSSQPTFTTQVPPTPPVFFNLPNMGAGGSSPEPQYATHFPAQPIYPMRIPHADELTLEGSHKEKMIGAEGLEKWAALEERIRAVEGNHLYDPVKAAEMCLVPNVVIPKKFRVLEFIKYTGTQCPITHLKSYCNKMVEVVQDEKLLIHFFQDSLSDVALTWYMRLDNTKIRGWKYLVDAFIKQYKFNVDIAPDRSSLHSLEKGYKESVREYAQRWRETAAQVNPPLLEKEMIAERIEQAIRTGRITDPSEKRGFVGRKKEADVHNVEGEGKGRKHNFRPPMTIPPTSNINFTSPYLKNQTNTQNIPYRQNNTFYPRRSFPTNQEELPPLPMPLSEMYQRLLSIGQVTPVHLTPLQPPFPQWYQPDQKCEYHAGIAGHNIDSCLAFKRRILQLIKAGWISFDDFPNVKSNPLPHHASGSGGVNALEEEERGANVLKLSMEGLYKMLKQAGYLQTPLKKQAIGHKGEYCEYHQHMGHHINSCKEFRVKVEDMMTLGVLRIGVPEEKLVGTMTGFDKKVEVCRYQPTERGPLRMILARPTITISGNYNAIPHNYGYSFHTARPTPTLHAEIGGLTRSGRYYTPEELEDQRRVKGKNVVELAKMDEVNKPVSDEEANEFLKLMKHSEYSVVDQLKKTPARISLLSLVLSSELHKNALQKVLNEAYFPQDITQDSIEHLVGRIQATNYLYFTNDELDHEGTGHNKPLYITVKCKNCVIAKVLIDNGSALNVLPRHVLDKMPVDVSHMKPSTMTARAYDGSPRPIMGNIDVELVIGPQPFQVTLQVMDIHPTYNMLLGRPWIHAARAVASSLHQRVKFIINGNLVTVRAEEALAMVRNVSIPYIEAEENKDRNLHAFEVVNAEWVPENTVRRKPEVSEAARMAVKYFLKHGLPFQYDPITGMPERINVIKRKCADQRFGLGFKPRKEDFMRAAEFKRERRLARIEGREPNEGRIRIPPIHVTFPRPVQVINAGGEIERMSKEFSSATIHHLEEINKQEPQGGFEDKESPYEELPQLTVSALEDGLPEFVRRLTKGEELNNWEIQEVPVIFKKESKSGTTINLQTHCIENNWPNFDKIVTSINDEEDGEDDFEEFKKLIKQSEHAWEPAKEELELINVSTEHDKKELKIGMLINTAMRSELVALLQEYVDIFAWSYADMPGLDTEIVVHTLPLIEGCRPVKQKLRRTRPDVLLKVKEEITRQWDAGFLEVVEYSEWVSNIVAVPKKDNKIRVCVDFRDLNRASPKDDFLLPHIDVLVDNAAKSSTYSFMDGFSGYNQIKMAEEDKRKTTFITPWGTYCYKVMPFGLKNAGATYQRAMVALFHDMMHKEIEVYVDDMITKSKDEESHIPALRKLFERLRKYQLKLNPAKCTFGVKSGKLLGFVVSNKGIEVDPDKVKAIQDMPAPKTEKEVRGFLGILEHGMKIAKNQAFDKIKQYLQKPPLLVPPVHGRPLILYLTVTKSAMGCVLGQQNESGRKGQAIYYLSKKFTECESRYSMVGKLCCSLVWSAKRLRQYMLYYTTWMISRMDPLKYIFEKPYMSSRIARWQVLLAEYDIIYMTRKSVKGSAIADHLADNAIEDYKPLNFDFPDEDVLVTEKEEKSGWWAMYFDGAVNVSGNGAGAVIISPEGKQYPISVKLHFSCTNNTAEYEACIHGLEAALEMNVGKLEVYGDSMLIICQVKGEWQTRDEKLRPYQEYLSKLAESFDEIEFTHLGRDKNQFADALATLASMAMIDCGAKIQPVSIEIRNSPSHCCLIEEETDKDPWYTDIKRFIQHQEYPSGASKIDKRTLRRMAMEYYIDGEILYKRSFDGTLLRCLSDLEANQALQEVHGGICATHANGHMMARQMQRAGYFWLTMEKDCINYVRRCHKCQVYSDKVNAPPTPLFNMVSPWPFAMWGIDVIGPINPKASNGLRFILVAIDYFTKWVEACSYAYVTQKVVKRFIKKDLICRYGVPERVVTDNAQNFNGKMIMEICTKWKIKHSNSSPYRPKMNDAVKAANKNIKKIVQKMVITYKDWHEWLPYALHAYRIAVRTSTGATPYSLVYGMEAVVPLEVEIPSLRVLMESGLEESDWVKLRYEQLNMISERRLAAICHHQLYQRRMAKAYDRKVRPREFKEGDLVLRKVLSIPGEDRSKWAPNYEGPYIVKKTFSGGALILTRMDGEDVVRPVNSDSVKKYYP; encoded by the exons GTCGGGAGAAGGGACATCCTCTCAACCAACATTTACCACTCAGGTACCACCGACACCTCCGGTTTTCTTCAACCTACCAAACATGGGAGCGGGTGGATCTTCGCCTGAGCCTCAATATGCTACGCATTTCCCAGCTCAGCCTATATACCCGATGAGGATTCCTCATGCTGATGAGTTAACCTTGGAAGGGTCTCACAAGGAAAAAATGATAGGAGCTGAAGGTTTAGAGAAGTGGGCTGCCCTAGAAGAGAGAATAAGGGCAGTTGAAGGAAATCACTTGTATGACCCTGTGAAAGCTGCCGAGATGTGTTTGGTACCTAACGTAGTCATTCCTAAGAAGTTTAGGGTGCTGGAATTTATCAAATACACTGGAACTCAATGTCCAATAACCCACCTTAAGTcatattgcaataagatggtcGAGGTGGTGCAAGATGAGAAATTGTTGATCCATTTCTTCCAAGATAGTTTGAGTGATGTCGCGCTCACTTGGTACATGCGTTTGGACAATACCAAGATAAGGGGATGGAAATATCTAGTCGATGCTTTTATTAAGCAATATAAGTTCAACGTAGACATAGCCCCTGATAGATCAAGCTTACATTCATTGGAGAAGGGTTATAAGGAATCTGTAAGGGAATATGCACAAAGGTGGCGTGAAACGGCAGCACAAGTTAATCCGCCATTGTTGGAGAAGGAAATGATcg CTGAACGAATTGAACAAGCCATTCGAACGGGTAGGATCACAGACCCTAGTGAAAAAAGGGGTTTTGTTGGACGCAAGAAGGAGGCTGACGTCCACAATGTCGAAGGTGAAGGTAAGGGAAGAAAGCATAATTTCAGGCCACCCATGACCATTCCCCCCACATCTAATATAAATTTCACCTCACCttatctaaaaaaccaaacaaataccCAAAATATCCCATACCGCCAAAACAACACATTTTACCCACGCAGAAGCTTCCCCACAAACCAAGAAGAACTGCCCCCACTTCCCATGCCTCTTAGTGAGATGTATCAAAGATTGCTCAGTATTGGCCAAGTAACACCTGTTCATTTGACACCTTTGCAACCACCTTTTCCTCAATGGTACCAACCAGACCAGAaatgcgagtaccatgctggtatcgCCGGCCATAATATTGACAGTTGTTTAGCTTTCAAAAGGAGAATCCTCCAACTCATCAAAGCAGGTTGGATTTCCTTTGATGATTTTCCGAACGTAAAATCCAACCCGCTACCGCACCATGCTTCTGGAAGTGGAGGGGTAAATGctttggaagaagaagagaggggtGCTAATGTCTTAAAGTTGTCAATGGAGGGGTTGTACAAAATGTTGAAGCAAGCTGGGTACCTCCAAACACCCCTCAAAAAGCAAGCCATAGGCCATAAGGGTGAATATTGTGAGTACCACCAGCATATGGGACACCATATAAACTCTTGTAAAGAGTTTCGGGTGAAAGTAGAAGATATGATGACATTGGGAGTGTTGAGGATAGGGGTGCCTGAAGAAAAGCTAGTAGGAACCATGACTGGTTTCGACAAGAAGGTTGAAGTTTGTAGATATCAACCAACAGAGAGAGGACCCCTAAGAATGATCTTGGCTAGACCTACAATCACAATTAGTGGAAATTATAATGCCATACCTCATAATTATGGTTACTCTTTCCACACCGCGAGACCAACTCCTACTCTTCATGCTGAAATTGGGGGGTTAACCCGAAGTGGAAGGTACTATACTCCTGAAGAGTTAGAAGACCAAAGAAGAgtaaaaggaaagaatgtgGTGGAGTTGGCCAAGATGGATGAGGTCAACAAACCAGTGAGCGACGAGGAGGCTAACGAGTTCTTGAAGCTAATGAAGCACAGCGAATACAGCGTGGTGGACCAGTTGAAAAAGACCCCCGCCAGAATCTCTTTATTATCATTAGTTTTGAGTTCAGAGTTGCATAAAAACGCTCTTCAGAAAGTCCTTAACGAAGCATATTTTCCTCAAGATATCACACAGGATTCTATAGAACATTTGGTGGGAAGGATTCAAGCCACTAACTATCTCTACTTCACAAATGATGAATTAGATCATGAAGGAACTGGTCACAATAAGCCGTTATATATCACTGTGAAATGTAAGAATTGTGTGATCGCTAAGGTGCTGATAGATAATGGTTCTGCTTTGAATGTGTTGCCAAGGCATGTGCTTGATAAAATGCCAGTTGATGTctctcatatgaagccaagtaccaTGACAGCTAGAGCATATGATGGTTCGCCAAGGCCGATTATGGGAAATATTGATGTTGAGCTCGTAATTGGGCCCCAACCTTTCCAAGTAACTTTACAAGTGATGGATATTCATCCCACATACAAcatgttgttgggaagaccttggatccacgcagcaCGAGCTGTTGCATCCTCATTACACCAACGGGTTAAGTTTATCATCAATGGAAACTTGGTGACAGTAAGGGCTGAAGAGGCTTTAGCTATGGTGAGAAACGTGTCGATTCCTTATATAGAGGCTGAAGAGAATAAAGACAGAAACTTACATGCATTTGAGGTAGTAAATGCTGAATGGGTACCTGAGAATACGGTGCGAAGGAAACCAGAGGTTTCTGAAGCTGCAAGGATGGCTGTTAAATATTTTCTGAAGCATGGATTGCCATTCCAATATGACCCTATCACAGGAATGCCCGAGAGGATCAATGTAATAAAGAGGAAATGTGCAGATCAGAGGTTTGGTTTAGGTTTTAAACCTAGAAAGGAAGATTTCATGAGAGCGGCTGAGTTTAAAAGAGAAAGGAGGTTAGCTCGAATTGAAGGAAGGGAGCCTAATGAAGGTCGAATCCGGATCCCTCCAATTCACGTAACATTCCCCCGACCTGTGCAAGTGATCAATGCTGGGGGTGAAATTGAGAGGATGAGTAAAGAATTTAGCAGTGCTACCATCCACCATCTGGAAGAAATCAACAAACAAGAACCCCAAGGGGGTTTTGAAGACAAAGAGAGCCCGTATGAAGAACTACCCCAACTGACTGTGAGTGCTCTAGAGGATGGTCTACCTGAGTTTGTGAGAAGATTAACTAAAGGGGAAGAATTGAACAATTGGGAAATTCAAGAAGTCCCAGTTATCTTTAAAAA GGAATCTAAAAGCGGGACAACGATAAACTTACAAACCCATTGCATTGAGAATAATTGgcctaattttgataaaatcgtAACTTCAATCAATGACGAAGAAGATGGTGAAGATGACTTTGAGGAGTTCAAAAAGCTTATAAAACAATCCGAACATGCATGGGAGCCTGCAAAAGAGGAATTAGAATTAATAAATGTAAGTACCGAGCATGATAAAAAGGAGTTGAAAATAGGGATGTTGATCAATACAGCTATGAGGAGTGAGTTGGTCGCCCTTTTGCAGGAGTATGTGGATATTTTTGCCTGGTCGTACGCAGAcatgcccggtttggatactGAAATAGTAGTGCATACGTTACCTTTGATTGAGGGTTGTCGTCCAGTCAAACAAAAGCTAAGAAGGACAAGACCTGATGTATTGCTCAAGGTAAAAGAAGAGATAACCAGACAGTGGGATGCAGGTTTCTTGGAAGTAGTAGAATATTCTGAATGGGTGTCTAACATTGTTGCGGTTCCCAAGAAGGACAACAAAATCAGGGTGTGCGTGGATTTCCGGGATTTGAATAGGGCAAGCCCGAAAGATGACTTTTTGTTACCGCATATAGACGTGTTGGTGGACAATGCTGCTAAGAGTTCCACTTACTCTTTCATGGATGGTTTCTCTGGCTATAATCAGATTAaaatggctgaagaagataagAGAAAGACGACATTTATCACCCCATGGGGGACTTATTGTTACAAAGTAATGCCATTCGGATTGAAGAATGCTGGAGCAACATACCAAAGGGCAATGGTAGCactttttcatgatatgatgcacAAGGAAATTGAGgtctatgtggatgacatgatcACAAAGTCCAAAGATGAAGAAAGCCATATCCCAGCTCTGAGGAAATTGTTCGAGAGGTtgagaaaatatcaattgaaattgaatcctGCAAAGTGTACATTCGGGGTGAAATCAGGCAAATTATTAGGATTTGTGGTGAGTAATAAAGGCATAGAAGTGGACCCCGATAAAGTAAAAGCCATTCAAGACATGCCCGCTCCAAAGACCGAAAAGGAAGTTCGAGGCTTTTTGGG AATCCTGGAACATGGGATGAAGATTGCCAAAAATCAagcttttgataaaatcaagcaGTACTTACAGAAACCACCATTGTTGGTTCCGCCTGTACACGGAAGGCCACTCATCCTTTATTTAACTGTGACCAAATCAGCTATGGGTTGTGTGTTGGGGCAACAGAATGAGTCAGGAAGAAAGGGGCAAGCCATCTACTATTTGAGTAAGAAGTTCACCGAGTGTGAATCCCGTTACAGTATGGTAGGGAAGTTATGTTGTAGTCTGGTGTGGAGTGCGAAGAGGTTGCGACAATATATGCTATACTATACTACCTGGATGATCTCAAGAATGGACCCATTGAAGTATATCTTTGAAAAGCCATACATGTCGAGTAGAATAGCCAGATGGCAAGTACTGCTGGCTGAGTATGACATCATCTACATGACAAGAAAATCAGTAAAAGGAAGCGCAATTGCAGATCATTTAGCCGATAATGCTATTGAGGATTACAAGCCATTGAACTTTGACTTTCCTGATGAAGATGTGCTAGTAACAGAAAAGGAGGAGAAGAGTGGTTGGTGGGCTATGTATTTTGACGGCGCAGTAAATGTATCGGGCAACGGGGCAGGTGCTGTGATAATTTCCCCAGAAGGAAAGCAATATCCTATCTCGGTAAAGCTGCACTTTAGTTGTACAAACAACAcagctgagtatgaagcttgcatcCACGGATTGGAAgctgcattagagatgaatGTAGGGAAATTAGAAGTATATGGAGACTCAATGCTAATAATCTGTCAGGTGAAAGGTGAATGGCAGACAAGGGATGAAAAATTGAGACCATACCAGGAATACCTCTCTAAATTGGCTGAAAGCTTTGATGAAATAGAATTTACTCATTTGGGGAGAGACAAAAATCAGTTTGCCGATGCGTTAGCTACCTTAGCTTCTATGGCTATGATTGATTGTGGTGCAAAAATTCAGCCTGTAAGCATCGAGATCAGAAATTCTCCCTCGCATTGTTGTTtaatagaagaagaaacagacAAAGACCCATGGTACACAGATATAAAAAGATTCATCCAGCATCAAGAGTACCCGTCAGGAGCCTCGAAGATAGATAAAAGGACCTTGAGAAGAATGGCCATGGAATACTACATAGATGGGGAGATTTTGTATAAAAGGTCATTTGATGGGACTTTGCTAAGGTGTTTAAGTGATCTGGAAGCAAACCAGGCCCTACAAGAAGTGCACGGAGGAATTTGTGCTACCCACGCAAACGGACACATGATGGCTAGGCAGATGCAAAGAGCAGGTTATTTTTGGCTGACCATGGAGAAGGATTGCATAAATTATGTCCGAAGGTGCCACAAATGTCAAGTGTATAGCGACAAAGTCAATGCGCCTCCTACACCCTTATTTAACATGGTGTCTCCTTGGCCCtttgcaatgtggggaataGATGTGATTGGGCCTATTAATCCAAAAGCTAGTAACGGACTTCGTTTTATCCTTGTAGCGATTGATTACTTCACCAAATGGGTAGAGGCTTGCTCATATGCCTATGTGACTCAGAAAGTGGTTAAGCGGTTCATCAAGAAAGATCTAATCTGTAGATATGGTGTGCCCGAgagagtagtgactgacaaTGCTCAAAACTTTAATGGAAAGATGATAATGGAGATATGCACAAAGTGGAAGATCAAGCATTCCAACTCGTCCCCTTACAGACCCAAGATGAACGACGCTGTAAAAgctgctaataaaaatataaagaagattgTTCAAAAAATGGTGATTACttacaaggattggcatgaATGGCTTCCTTATGCTCTACATGCGTATCGAATAGCAGTGAGGACATCAACCGGGGCTACACCATACTCTTtagtatatggaatggaggcagtGGTACCATTGGAAGTAGAAATTCCCTCTTTAAGGGTCCTCATGGAATCTGGACTCGAGGAATCTGATTGGGTCAAGCTACGATACGAACAACTAAATATGATCAGCGAGAGAAGGTTAGCAGCAATTTGTCACCACCAGTTgtatcaaagaaggatggctaaggcgtatgacCGAAAAGTTCGGCCAAGAGAATTCAAAGAAGGAGATTTAGTATTGAGGAAAGTTCTGTCAATACCAGGAGAAGATCGCAGTAAATGGGCGCCCAATTATGAAGGACCCTACATAGTGAAGAAGACATTTTCAGGAGGGGCATTGATACTAACAAGAATGGATGGGGAGGATGTAGTTAGGCCTGTGAACTCTGATTCtgtaaagaaatattatccatGA